The sequence below is a genomic window from Microcebus murinus isolate Inina chromosome 4, M.murinus_Inina_mat1.0, whole genome shotgun sequence.
TGGCTGTGTTCTCTTCTAGCCATTTCCTGTTCCAGCTCAGGTACAATGTTAAAGACACTTCCTCGTGTGAACTTGTGATGACAATTTACCCCTCTATTGACTTGTTTTGATGCTCccattaataatgataatgatggcGGTCAGGGCAATAATCACAGAGCACTGGCCACTGATTGATGGACTGACCTGGGCTAGGTACTTGCCCTGCATTATGTGTAATTCTGATAACAGCCCTTCCAAGCAGGCCatatgatcccattttacagatgagggcttgtccagggtcacagctGTCTGACATCCAGCCCATGTGAAGTCTCTCCCTGGAACATCCTAGTCCTGTTCCCCCTTTGCCCTGAGATGTGAGGTGGCTGAGCCCCCTCAGCTGAGTTGACGGAGagaaagatgcagagaaaacagCAATTCAGGTGCAGGGCACACGTACCATCGTGGCTTTGGGCTATCTCCCTGCTTTCTTGCCAGTCTCCCTGCTTGAGCCCAGTCAAATCATGCAGGTTTCCTTACGTGCAGGCACGGAGCTTAGAGGAGACAGGCTCCACCTGCAAACTCATCCCCACCGGGCCAGCATCCCATGGAGCGTTCTATTGGCAAATCCAAGGGAAGGCTCTGCCCCCCAAAAGAGCATTACTGTAGACAGCACTTCCCCCCTTCCCTTCTGGagcctccttcctgtccctgtcTGATTGGGGGTCACCCTGACTGTCTCCCAAACAGCCTtaaatgaagaagagagaaaagcaaagcaagaCCAGTGGCCAGAGCTCAAGGGAGAACCAGAGAAGCAGGAAAAGAAGACACACTTCCTGCAGTGACACAACCCAGAGGTGGGGGACGTGGGAAGTGGAGGAACCCAcggtggggacaggcaggggagggagtAGCTTCCTACCTGTGATATTGACCTCCACCTGGCCCGAGCGGGTGCCGATGGGGTTGGTGGCCTCACAGATGTAGGTGCCTGCCAGGCTATAGTTGATGGGTCCCTTGAAGAAGAGGGTTCTGTTCTGGGCCTCCACGCCCTTGGGGAGAGAGCCATTCAGCCTACAGGGAGACAGCACAGGGTTACGACTCTCCAGCCCCAGGAAGCTGTCCCTGTGTCACCCACTTGGCTCCAAGCCCACCAGCCCTGTTGCTGAGTTCAAGTGATAGGCTCTGTCTtggaagtaggaaaaaaaataataatctcttgCATTTGACAGTTTTATATTATTCAGCTTTTCATGTCTGATGTTCATAGCACTGAAATAAAGGCAGGAGGTAGGTACTGGTCCCATTTAATAGATAAAACCTGAGGTTCAAGGCCAAGGACACGCAGCTAGTCAGGAGCAGTGTGGGAGCTCTTGCCAGCTCTCTGGACTCCTGGTGCAGTGCTCTTTCTACTCACTAGTCATGGCTCCTGACTGTGGGTCTTtggcctcctgggtagctggttAACAATACAGATGCCTGGGTTCTGACCCCAGATCCCCTGAAGCAGAAGCTCTGGGATGAAGGCTGGGgatttgtattttaacaagccGCTCAGTAATGAGACGGGGATTGTTGTGTTCCGTTTCACTATCCACGTTCTTGCTGGGAATGTCACAGTACTTTTGCATGTGGGGAGCATCCTGGGAGTTTGCCGAGGACAGGGgacctttttccttcctcctgatTCCAGATGCCACAAAGCAATGACTGTCGAACCCGGCAGCTCTTCGGTCCAAAGAGCTGAACTGGGCAAGCAGGCTCTGCCCACTTGCACCTTGAGGAGCATTTTTTGTTCCAAGAAGTGGAGAACAAGAGCTCAGCCCTGCCAGTGCCCTCTGCTTCCTAGAAAAAGGGCAGAGTCCCCTGGGCAGCCGTTTTCTGGCCACCCATATCAACCGTCTTCTCCATGCCCCCTGCCCCTGTCTTTCTGTCCATCCAGCTCTTCTCTGGGAAGAGCCTTGGCTCAGGCCAGCAGAGCCAGTTGTTGGGGGCGGGCGTGGGGGGTAGACAGGGCCCCCCGAGGGCCAGGCCCAAAGACCATGTGGCCAAGAATGGGGCTGTGGAGCGGCACCCCACGAGCACAGGCGTTCTGGGCTGACTGCTGCCTCTCCCTGAGAATCCGGGGGTGCTGGAGAGAAGGAACAGGAACAAAGAAAGATCTGGGATGCTCCAGAACACTGGCTTCCCTGGGGACACCTcgataaaaataaatactgggggttggggtgggagtgaCTCAGGCTGAATCAccaaaggaaaatgacaaaactCTTTAttagggagaggaagggaagcagaTCACAGGGGAAGCCCCCTCAGGCAGAATGGTGTGTCCCACTGACTCTGACACTCTcaaacactgtgtgtgtgtgtgtgtgtgttctctcaTGTACCACTTCTCACTGGGAAACCTGAGACCAGATCCTAATTTCTTCTCCACCTACGGCTCctagaggtggtggtggtggtgggggtggccCGCTGTGGTATCTCCCGCATGACCagccagccccgccagccccacCGCACTCACGTGGTCCAGCGGTACTCAGTGGCTGGGGGGTTGGCATCAGCTTTGCACGTGAGCTTCACGTCCATCCGCTGCAGGTACCAGTTGCCATCAAACCCCTCAATGGTCACCTCGGGCTCATCTGTGGGGCAAGGGATGTTCAAAGAGGGTGTGGTCAGGAGAGTAGGATTTGGGGTGAGGGAGCCTCAGACAGGAAGGAATGGAAGGAGCAGCGACATGGAAACATCTGGAAGGGAGGGAAGCGTGAGAGGGAGGGTGGAAACCACAGAACCCCAGCGCAGAAACAGGAAGGgcatggggaaggaggagagaaaggagagcaggggaggagggggaggagaggcagaggaggggagcgGTGAGGTTGGGGGAGAGGGCTAGCGGCGCCCAGCCCAGGGGCCCGGTGCCCGCCCCGGCTCACACTGCACGTTGAGGGTGAGGCTCTCCTTGAAGCGGTCCGTGTGGTAGTTGACGATGCAGGCCAGGGACTGCTGGTGCGCCTCCCTGCTGGGCACCAGGCGGTAACGGCTGATGACCGTCACGGTGCCATTGGGGTTCCGGATCTCCTGGTACTCGGCCTCGCCCTTCAGCCGTGTTTCCCAGGACACCACGCTGGGAGGCTTGCCATTGGCCGAGGTGCAGGTGGCCACCAGGACCTTGCTGTCCTGCCCCTTCTTGGCTCGGAGCACTGCCTGGGTGCCCTCTATCCAGTTGGTGGGTTTGGCTGCAGGGAACCAGAGAGCGCGATGGGACCAGCTCTGCTGCCTCGCCAAAGATGCGCAGGCCCAGGAGGGTGTGGCGCCCGCCAGGCCACGTCTTCAGGTCGCCTTGGCCACCCCTGCCTCTCAGCTGTGCTTCACCAAAGCCACTCCTAGAACTTCTTGCAGGAAGTCCTTCCTGTCTAATGTATGTCCTCCCTGCTCTACAGCTTAGATCCCCCTCCATCAAGCTTGGGCCTTCTTGGAGTCTTAGCGTGTTCCAGCCAAGCCGCTTAAGTGGCTCCTTTCCTTACCACAGTGACTGATGCTTTTGCTGCTTCCTGGCCACCCCCAAAGCGCCCATGGTGGGGCTCCAACCTGAATACTGACCTTCCACTGTGTCTAGAGCTAAggtccccaccccccatccccagtGAACTGTGGGGCAGCCTGGCCAGAAGGGACTTGGAGCACCACGCCTGGAGCGGTGGGAGCATGCCCACTCAAGGAGGGTGTCTGGGGCCACTGGGGCACACTGAGGATGGCCAACCCCCCAGGTCTGGACAGGCAGGGATGGGGCTGAGGCCCAGGCCAGCTTACCCATCACGGTGAGATTGAGTTGGCTCTCACGGTTGCCCGTGGGGAAGGTGGCAAACTCGCAGATGTAGACACCCTCATCCTCCAGCTCCAGGTGGGAGAGGCGGATGGTGCCGTCGGTGAAGGAGGGCCGCAGGAATTCCACGCGCTCGCGGTAGGGAGCCAGCACCGAGACGCCCATGGCGGGGTTGTAGATGGCCACGTTCTGCTTGGTGCCATTGGTGGCCTTCTGCCACGTGACCTGGGTGATCTTCACACTGGGCAGCGGGTTGGCAAAGCTGCAGTGCAGCACCACGTCCGTGCCGATGAAGCCATACATGGAGTCATTCACCTGGACCACCTGGGCATGGGCGCCTGGCcgagggagagaaggaagtggTCAGTGGCAGGCACAGCTCCCTCGCCACCCACACAATTCCCTGCACTCTGGTCTTGTGTTTTATAGcagttattattctttttactctgattataaaaatattaattacttgTTATAAACACACTGGGCAATACTGAAAAATATTGAGAAGAAAATGACAACATCCCATGATCCTGTCACTCAGGATAATCTTGAAGGATCGTGAAGGACAATCTTGAGGGTTCTATCTTCTTTcgcttttttttctgtatgtatgtatatccatatagccatctattttttttttttacaagatcaGATATTGTTCCATAAGCTGCTTTTTCACTTAGTAACATATTATCAGTATCGCTCTGTGATAGTAAATATGTGTCCACACCCTCATTTTTGATGAGGGTCGAATGTGTTGCTTTCCAGGTGGAGCCCCCACCTAGGAGCCGCGAGCGCTTCACCTTGCTGGGCCTCGGTTCCCTCATCTGGTAAATGGGGTGGATAATTCAGTCCTCTCTGCCTCACAGGGTTGCCAGGGGAACCAAGTGGCATGATGGGCGAGAAAGTGCGTCAGGAGGCAGGAAGCTCTGGGTGAGCGTGAGGGCCCACAGTGGCCAGCATTAGGGCCACCCCCGCCGTCCGCTCCCTTGCAGCTGGGTCCCTGTCCCCTGGGGTGTGCTGggtcagcccctcctccccagtcaGGCAGAGGGAAGTAGGCACTGCATAGATATCTTAACGTGGCATTCGACGTCCTTGCCTTTTGCAGACATATCTCCATCAGCCGTGCTTTCCAACCACACCAGACTGGGCCCGTCCTCTGAATATGCCACGTTCCCGTGTTTCcgtccctcccttctcccatttATTCAGCCATGATTTGCTGAGTGACTAGATTGCAGGATCTATTATCAACATCTGGGGCATGTCAGTGAGCAATTCAGTCCCGCCGGCCACGGGTACAGAGCCTATCCATGTCACATTCcagactcttgctcaggcaggtcccTCAACCTAGATGgcccttctccttccccacctGTGGTCAGCCACCAAGGCCACCTCCTTGGGTAGCTTTCCTGATCCTCCCAGCCTGAGCTAACCACTCCGGTGACCTCTAGCACAGCTCTTTCCTGTCTTGGAATGTGGTGGTTGACACATGTGACTCCTCCACCAGACTCTGAACTCCTCCAGGCAGGGTCTGTGTCTCTTCCACCTCTGGCTCCCCAGTGTCCAGCCCAGCagctgacacatagtaggtgctggtaaatatttgttgccaGACAAATTGCAATTGCAGCCAAGAGAGTAGAGATTTGCAAGAAGGAGTGATTGGTGGTCTCCCCACAGACTGTTTCCTCCCATCTAGAATGTCTCCTATTTCAGCTTCCTTACCCCTGAACTTGGCTTGGCTCCCTTCCCTTGGGGTAGCCGTCCCGGTCACTAGGCTCTGCCCTCCAGCTCTCTCGAGCCTTGCCAACTTCCCACAAGCTGTGTCCTTGTTGTCATTAGCACACATCTCATCCTTGTATCCTTACTTCACccaatttattgagcactgtcAATAATATCAATGATGCCAGGCCCCGAACTGGCTCAAGGCATGGGGGATGGCCTAAATGGTCCCCCCAAGGGGGTTTGGGACCCAAGAGTGGGAATTGGGGCTTACACTTGTCCCCTCTGCATGATGGAGATACGGGGGCAGCACAGGTCCCTCGGGGGGCTCCCATGGTTGGTCAAATGAGttgccccccctcctccccttggGAGGACACAGGCCAGGTCTCTCTAGGTCACTGAGGTATCCCCGAtgcttagcacacagtaggtactcaagaaATGCTCACCGAATAAATCTATCTTTGGCCCCACCAAGCCAGTGGTGCTCCCATGCCCTGACATGTCCCTCCCCTACAGCCCTCCTAGGCCCAATGGGACTGTCTCCTCCTGCACCCTACTGGCCGTCCCCTCGGCCAGTCTGTGGGGTGCTCTGGAGCCGGTgctgcctggggcaggggcaccGTGGGATGGCAGGAGTTTGATGGGAGAAGCATCCAGCCGCATCAGCACAGTGGGACCTGGCCAGCCACTTCCCATTCTGGGGCctgttttcctcctctgtaaaggaGCAGGCTGGACTCCCCGATCTCAGTGGTCCCTCTGGCCCTAACTGTCTGATGGCTGCCCAGCCCAGTGGTGGCCACACCCAGGGAAAAGTCCAGTGGTGAGGTCAGTGGGCCAGACACCCCACACTCTCACTGAGTGGCTGCCTGCATGCAGCTCAGCCCCGGGCTCTCCCCAGCAGGATAACTGGgtgctccctgcccttcccccagcccgTTGGAGACTGCCCAGCAGCTGAGATAATGCGGGCATAATTGGAGCTCTTACGCCACACAAAGCTAGGAACAGGAAAAGCCAGTTGGGAGGGCTTGGGCcacaggtgggagtggggggaggggtgtgggcaCCAGAAGCCATCTTGGGATTGGCGCCAGGCTTGGTGGGCCTGCAGAGGGACATGGCCCACCAAGCCCTGCAACCCTGCTCCTCTCATTGGCCTGCAGGTGTGGGGACGGGCAGGGTGTAGCCCCTGGCGCACAGGCTCATGTTCATCTGCTGCGCCTTCAGCAGTGACCTCACCTTTCAGAGTGTGTCAATGCCAGGAGGCGAGATCGCTGCTAGTGGCCCGGGTGTGGAGTGAGTGGGTGCTGTGAGGGGTCCAGGCACCCCAGGGGCCCCCTTGCATCTACCAATGCCTCTCCGGGCAGCAGGCgtccccaacccctggtctaCTTTGGGGTGGAGGTGGCTGTTATCTCTCCACTGTGGCTCTCCCATCAGCAACCTCTTGGCAGGGAAGTGAAGAAATTTCCTGCGTTCCCTCTCCCTGGGCACAGAGTGGGTGCTTCTGGCCCTTGCTGTTTTGCCCAgtgatgggaggggggagggtgggg
It includes:
- the NECTIN1 gene encoding nectin-1 isoform X1; translation: MARMGLAGAAGRWWGLALGLTAFFLPGAHAQVVQVNDSMYGFIGTDVVLHCSFANPLPSVKITQVTWQKATNGTKQNVAIYNPAMGVSVLAPYRERVEFLRPSFTDGTIRLSHLELEDEGVYICEFATFPTGNRESQLNLTVMAKPTNWIEGTQAVLRAKKGQDSKVLVATCTSANGKPPSVVSWETRLKGEAEYQEIRNPNGTVTVISRYRLVPSREAHQQSLACIVNYHTDRFKESLTLNVQYEPEVTIEGFDGNWYLQRMDVKLTCKADANPPATEYRWTTLNGSLPKGVEAQNRTLFFKGPINYSLAGTYICEATNPIGTRSGQVEVNITEFPYTQSPPDHGRRAGPVPTAIIGGVAGSVLLVLIVVGGIVVALRRRRHTFKGDYSTKKHVYGNGYSKAGIPQHHPPMAQNLQYPDDSDDEKKAGPLGGSSYEEEEEEEGGGGGERKVGIPHPKYDEDAKRPYFTVDEAEARQDGYGDRTLGYQYDPEQLDLAENMVSQNDGSFISKKEWYV
- the NECTIN1 gene encoding nectin-1 isoform X2; this encodes MARMGLAGAAGRWWGLALGLTAFFLPGAHAQVVQVNDSMYGFIGTDVVLHCSFANPLPSVKITQVTWQKATNGTKQNVAIYNPAMGVSVLAPYRERVEFLRPSFTDGTIRLSHLELEDEGVYICEFATFPTGNRESQLNLTVMAKPTNWIEGTQAVLRAKKGQDSKVLVATCTSANGKPPSVVSWETRLKGEAEYQEIRNPNGTVTVISRYRLVPSREAHQQSLACIVNYHTDRFKESLTLNVQYEPEVTIEGFDGNWYLQRMDVKLTCKADANPPATEYRWTTLNGSLPKGVEAQNRTLFFKGPINYSLAGTYICEATNPIGTRSGQVEVNITEKPLPQGGTGNVARLLGGTVAVVLILAMPLAVFFLYRRQQKGQLGTDGDGTDLTASQKLEPPPSRQSYLAPEDIQILRLEAGRLRQEEEELQKLSLQPPYYDLGVSPSYHPLVRTTEP